In Flavobacterium sp. WV_118_3, one DNA window encodes the following:
- a CDS encoding replication-associated recombination protein A: MEAPLAERIRPQHLSDYISQLHLVGEQGSLTHQIARGIIPSLILWGPPGTGKTTLAQIMAQESKRPFYVLSAINSGVKDVREVIDKAKQSGGLFTAKNPILFIDEIHRFSKSQQDSLLAAVEKGWVTLIGATTENPSFEVIPALLSRCQVYILNAFSKEDLEALLHRALEKDVILKSKNIRLLETEALLRLSGGDGRKLLNIFELVINASEGDTIEITNEKVMQLVQKNTVLYDKTGEQHYDIVSAFIKSIRGSDPNGAVYWLARMIEGGEDVKFIARRMLILASEDIGNANPTALIMANNTFQAVTTIGYPESRIILSQCAIYLATSPKSNASYLAIGKAQQLVKQTGDLPVPIHLRNAPTKLMKELGYGDEYKYAHDYANNFVDQEFLPDELQQTIFYDPGNNSRENATRDFLKNRWKDKYNY; encoded by the coding sequence ATGGAAGCACCCTTGGCAGAACGCATACGTCCGCAACATTTATCCGATTATATTAGTCAGCTACACCTGGTTGGCGAACAGGGTTCTCTAACCCATCAAATTGCACGAGGCATCATCCCGTCGTTAATTTTATGGGGACCACCGGGAACCGGAAAAACAACCCTTGCCCAAATCATGGCACAGGAAAGCAAACGCCCGTTTTATGTTTTAAGCGCCATTAATTCCGGGGTAAAAGACGTACGTGAGGTGATCGATAAAGCCAAACAAAGCGGCGGATTATTTACGGCCAAAAATCCGATATTATTTATCGATGAGATCCACCGGTTTAGTAAATCACAACAGGATTCCTTACTGGCGGCGGTCGAAAAAGGCTGGGTAACCCTTATTGGAGCGACGACCGAAAATCCGAGTTTTGAGGTCATTCCCGCTCTATTGTCAAGATGTCAGGTTTATATTCTGAATGCCTTTTCCAAAGAAGATCTTGAAGCCTTATTACACCGGGCACTGGAAAAAGACGTTATTTTAAAATCAAAAAATATTCGTTTGTTGGAAACCGAAGCGTTACTACGACTTTCGGGCGGAGACGGGCGCAAACTACTCAACATATTCGAGTTGGTGATCAATGCATCCGAAGGTGATACGATTGAAATCACCAATGAAAAAGTCATGCAACTGGTTCAGAAAAACACCGTATTGTACGATAAAACCGGAGAACAACATTATGACATTGTTTCGGCCTTTATAAAATCTATCCGCGGTAGCGATCCAAACGGTGCGGTATACTGGCTGGCCAGAATGATTGAAGGTGGTGAAGATGTTAAATTTATTGCACGTCGCATGCTGATTCTGGCTTCGGAAGACATTGGCAATGCCAATCCTACAGCTTTAATTATGGCCAACAACACCTTTCAGGCAGTAACAACAATTGGTTATCCGGAAAGCCGCATTATATTGAGTCAATGTGCTATTTATCTGGCTACATCACCCAAAAGTAATGCAAGTTATCTGGCTATTGGGAAAGCGCAGCAACTGGTCAAACAAACCGGCGACTTACCGGTTCCAATACATTTGCGCAACGCTCCCACCAAACTGATGAAAGAATTGGGCTATGGAGACGAATACAAGTATGCACACGATTATGCGAACAACTTTGTCGATCAGGAGTTTCTTCCGGACGAATTACAGCAAACTATATTTTACGATCCGGGAAATAATTCCCGGGAAAATGCAACCCGGGATTTTCTAAAAAACCGTTGGAAGGATAAATACAACTATTAG
- a CDS encoding SusC/RagA family TonB-linked outer membrane protein: protein MRIKFMFLLTTILATQYFFAQERNVKGRITDTNNLPIPGVNVIEKGTTNSIQTDINGEYTIKVSPTAILTISFLGMKTKDVKADSTPLNIVLKPEVTEMDTIVVTALGIKREKKAVGYSVQEIKGDIINHAGQTNAMSALSGNIAGIQVTAPSTMGGSSRILIRGVGSVTQNNRPLIVIDGIPMDNSNYNSYNTQSGSGGRDYGDAAADINPDDIESVSVLKGGPAAALYGSRAANGVIMYTTKSGKNGKTELFIKTGLTLENIYIMPKLQNLYGGGSSTTMKTATINGQLYNLADYRTDESWGPKYDANLRYLPWSAFDPEFPNDYLVTKPWVSPRKDVPSFFNTGYTTTNNVAVSHATKSGTIRISLSNQNTTGIVPNSKLVKNTFAINGSTILHEKLKADGTLSYINTNAFNRPTQGYGGNSVAQKFFQWGQRQLDFDNLKNYKLANGKQRSWNRTSWNDATPIYSDNPYWTIYENTSEDQRNRFTGSIKLKYNLNKNLYAVGNINGDQYDFTVQNKIAVYSQALSGYSQTIRQITEMNYEARVHFDKRWDRFSLNSFVGINRRHNEHQALSGSTSGGLIIPDLYNLSNSKKLSTSQNFYSQLRVNSLYAMASLGYANMLYLEVTNRKDWFSTVANHANYPSVTGSFIFSDLLKDVSWLSFGKLRSGWAQISNGATPYSIANYYTIGAPFQSVPSYSNATVANNPDLIPETKVSKEIGLEMRLFKNRLGFDLAFYEDLTRDLITPLQITTATGFSKQYINAGKIRNQGVELSLWATPIKSVNFSWDIKGNFSKNDNKLLSLYKDTQSQKLASAPFRVTLLAVVGEKYGQLYGNDFAYHTNGKRIINPNGTYKKGNRKALGCIIPDYNIGIRNHFNYKQWNLGCLIDIQKGGSYFSTTHMYGHSSGIMEETAANGIRENGIVLDGVLEDGSPNTKVVSAYRWAKAYTNSVDAQNVFDASYIKLREMALSYSLPKKAVGKKISQVTFSAFARNLFAWGLHWNGMDPENTSYGSGNIQGLEGGSLPSTRTYGMNITIKM from the coding sequence ATGAGAATAAAGTTTATGTTTTTGCTAACCACCATATTAGCAACCCAGTATTTCTTTGCCCAGGAGCGAAATGTAAAAGGTAGGATTACCGATACCAATAACCTACCCATACCGGGTGTCAACGTTATTGAGAAAGGCACAACAAACAGCATTCAGACCGACATAAACGGGGAATATACAATAAAAGTAAGTCCAACAGCCATCCTAACGATTTCATTTCTGGGAATGAAAACAAAAGATGTCAAAGCCGATAGTACCCCTTTAAATATCGTCCTGAAACCAGAAGTCACCGAAATGGATACTATTGTTGTAACCGCTTTAGGCATCAAAAGAGAAAAAAAAGCCGTTGGGTATTCCGTTCAGGAGATAAAAGGAGATATTATCAATCATGCGGGTCAAACCAATGCCATGAGCGCATTATCCGGAAATATTGCCGGAATTCAGGTAACCGCCCCATCCACTATGGGTGGCTCTTCAAGAATCCTTATCCGAGGTGTTGGTTCGGTCACACAAAATAATCGCCCACTCATTGTTATCGACGGTATTCCTATGGACAATTCAAATTATAACAGCTACAATACGCAAAGTGGCTCCGGTGGTAGAGATTATGGTGATGCAGCAGCCGATATCAATCCCGATGACATTGAATCGGTTTCCGTATTAAAAGGAGGTCCGGCAGCGGCCTTATACGGCTCACGAGCGGCAAATGGCGTAATCATGTATACGACAAAATCCGGGAAAAACGGAAAAACGGAACTTTTCATAAAAACAGGTTTAACTCTGGAAAACATTTATATCATGCCCAAATTACAAAACCTATATGGCGGTGGTTCGTCCACTACTATGAAGACAGCAACCATCAACGGCCAGCTTTACAATCTTGCCGATTATAGAACCGACGAAAGTTGGGGGCCAAAGTACGATGCAAACCTTCGGTATCTTCCCTGGAGTGCATTCGATCCGGAATTTCCAAACGACTATCTGGTAACGAAACCCTGGGTTAGCCCAAGAAAAGACGTGCCTTCTTTTTTTAACACAGGCTATACAACTACCAATAATGTGGCCGTAAGTCATGCGACCAAAAGTGGTACTATCCGGATTTCATTGTCCAACCAGAATACAACAGGTATTGTACCAAATTCAAAACTGGTAAAAAACACATTCGCAATAAACGGAAGTACCATACTACATGAAAAACTCAAGGCCGACGGGACGCTTTCCTATATAAACACCAATGCCTTTAACAGACCTACTCAAGGATATGGTGGCAATTCCGTTGCGCAGAAATTTTTCCAATGGGGTCAACGACAATTGGATTTTGACAACCTAAAAAATTACAAATTAGCCAATGGAAAGCAACGCTCCTGGAACAGAACATCCTGGAATGATGCTACACCAATATATTCCGACAACCCTTACTGGACGATTTATGAAAACACTTCCGAAGACCAAAGAAACCGTTTTACCGGAAGTATTAAACTAAAATACAATTTGAACAAAAACCTCTATGCTGTTGGAAATATAAATGGCGATCAATATGATTTCACAGTCCAGAATAAAATAGCAGTGTATTCACAGGCCCTGTCCGGATATTCACAGACTATACGGCAGATCACAGAGATGAATTACGAAGCGAGAGTGCATTTTGACAAACGCTGGGACAGATTCAGTCTTAACTCATTTGTTGGCATCAACCGTCGGCACAATGAGCACCAGGCCTTATCTGGCAGTACTTCCGGAGGATTGATTATACCTGATTTATATAATCTTTCCAATTCAAAAAAACTTTCCACTTCCCAAAATTTTTATTCCCAACTGCGGGTTAACAGCTTATATGCAATGGCTTCTTTAGGCTATGCTAACATGTTATACCTGGAAGTAACCAATCGCAAAGACTGGTTTTCAACGGTTGCCAACCACGCTAATTACCCATCTGTCACCGGTAGTTTTATTTTTTCCGACTTACTAAAAGACGTTTCGTGGTTATCGTTTGGAAAGCTTAGAAGCGGCTGGGCACAGATTAGCAATGGAGCCACTCCCTATTCGATTGCTAATTACTATACCATAGGAGCCCCCTTTCAATCGGTTCCTTCTTATTCCAATGCTACAGTCGCAAACAACCCTGACTTAATCCCGGAGACAAAAGTGAGTAAGGAAATAGGATTGGAAATGCGACTATTTAAAAACCGTTTGGGTTTCGATCTGGCATTCTATGAAGACTTGACCCGGGATCTTATTACTCCATTACAAATTACGACAGCAACCGGTTTTTCCAAACAATACATTAATGCCGGCAAAATTCGCAATCAGGGTGTTGAACTTTCCCTATGGGCAACCCCTATCAAATCGGTCAATTTCAGTTGGGACATCAAAGGTAACTTTTCCAAAAACGACAATAAGCTGCTCTCGTTATATAAAGACACCCAATCACAGAAACTGGCATCGGCTCCTTTTCGGGTTACCTTACTGGCCGTTGTAGGCGAAAAATACGGTCAGTTATACGGAAACGATTTCGCCTATCATACAAACGGAAAAAGGATAATCAATCCAAACGGAACCTATAAAAAAGGAAATCGAAAAGCACTGGGTTGCATTATTCCGGATTACAACATCGGTATTCGAAACCATTTCAATTACAAACAATGGAATCTAGGTTGCCTGATCGACATTCAAAAAGGGGGAAGTTATTTTTCCACTACCCACATGTATGGTCATTCTTCCGGTATAATGGAAGAGACAGCAGCCAATGGAATACGGGAAAATGGAATAGTACTGGATGGTGTTTTGGAAGATGGAAGCCCAAATACCAAAGTGGTTTCCGCTTACCGATGGGCAAAAGCCTACACGAATAGCGTTGATGCACAAAACGTTTTTGATGCCAGTTATATTAAACTACGGGAAATGGCCTTAAGCTATAGTCTACCTAAAAAGGCTGTTGGAAAGAAAATAAGTCAAGTAACTTTTTCCGCTTTTGCGCGTAACCTTTTCGCCTGGGGGCTACACTGGAACGGTATGGATCCCGAAAACACCAGCTACGGAAGTGGGAATATACAGGGACTTGAAGGCGGTTCACTTCCTTCTACCAGAACATACGGAATGAATATAACAATTAAAATGTGA
- a CDS encoding SusD/RagB family nutrient-binding outer membrane lipoprotein translates to MNTLKPILIAILLLLFSFTGCTDRFEEINTNPNQPTKVSTPGLFNTATKNIVNRATRGAFGSARMTLPWMQYSAQLNYTDEDRFLFRNETNSYLFSIYYIQAKNFKSILDLNTDPATASEMSFYGNTANQIAAARIMLAYIFQNLVDIYGDIPYYSYGNNDPDFQALDRNNPTPKFASQQKIYTDLLKELKEAVESIDLNDVIFYENQDPYFGNAEKLKRFGNSLQLRIANRVKNVIPIANTHIQEAIASGVMQSNDDSVGVTFENNAINPAPTYYSFFVNNRTDYTASKTFIDLLKGEIGPFSPDPRLQKIIAPIGTTKTNSLNKNYNETDDLIRYQGMPYGIPSQLTTSQASDASLFSHSIFKPDYTEYLIEYAEVAFLLSEVNNWSQDYYEKGVRASMEKWEIAPEKITAYINQLPVANQKNVLTQKYIALFMQPYEAWAEWRRTGYPDILIKPGGTGTLINPVQNTLTYTFAPLVNLTEIPARLIYPADSQELNRKQYLQASQNIGGDKLTTKLIWDTN, encoded by the coding sequence ATGAATACATTAAAACCAATACTTATAGCAATTCTATTGCTCCTATTTTCTTTTACGGGTTGTACCGACCGGTTTGAAGAAATCAACACCAATCCAAACCAACCAACGAAAGTTAGTACTCCGGGGCTATTTAATACAGCTACAAAAAACATTGTCAATAGAGCAACCAGAGGAGCATTTGGATCTGCAAGAATGACACTCCCATGGATGCAATATTCGGCACAACTTAACTATACCGACGAAGATCGCTTTCTCTTTAGAAACGAAACAAACAGCTATTTGTTTAGCATCTACTACATACAGGCTAAAAATTTCAAATCGATACTGGATCTCAATACCGATCCGGCTACAGCATCCGAGATGTCATTTTATGGCAATACGGCCAATCAGATTGCCGCAGCCCGGATCATGCTTGCTTATATTTTTCAGAATCTTGTTGACATCTATGGCGACATCCCCTACTACTCTTATGGCAATAATGACCCTGATTTTCAAGCATTAGACCGCAACAATCCGACACCAAAGTTTGCTTCACAACAGAAAATCTATACCGATTTACTAAAAGAATTGAAAGAAGCCGTCGAATCGATCGATTTAAACGATGTCATATTCTACGAAAATCAAGATCCGTATTTTGGTAATGCCGAAAAATTAAAGCGCTTCGGCAATTCATTACAGCTACGAATTGCCAACCGGGTAAAAAATGTGATTCCAATAGCCAACACCCATATACAGGAAGCCATAGCCTCCGGGGTTATGCAATCTAACGACGACAGTGTGGGTGTAACTTTCGAAAACAATGCGATCAACCCGGCACCTACCTATTATAGTTTTTTTGTAAACAACCGAACCGATTATACCGCATCAAAGACATTTATTGATCTTTTAAAAGGTGAAATTGGTCCTTTTAGCCCCGATCCGAGATTACAGAAAATCATTGCTCCGATAGGTACTACAAAAACCAATTCATTAAATAAAAATTATAACGAAACCGATGATTTAATCCGCTACCAGGGAATGCCGTATGGGATTCCCTCACAATTAACCACCAGTCAAGCTAGTGATGCGTCCTTATTCAGTCATTCTATTTTCAAACCGGATTATACGGAATACCTGATAGAATATGCCGAAGTGGCTTTTCTCTTATCCGAGGTAAACAACTGGAGTCAAGACTACTACGAGAAAGGAGTTCGGGCATCTATGGAGAAATGGGAAATTGCACCGGAAAAAATAACCGCTTATATAAACCAGCTTCCAGTGGCGAATCAGAAAAACGTATTGACCCAAAAATACATTGCTTTGTTTATGCAACCTTATGAAGCCTGGGCAGAATGGAGACGCACCGGATATCCGGATATACTGATTAAACCGGGAGGAACCGGAACACTGATTAATCCTGTTCAAAACACGTTAACCTATACTTTTGCACCATTGGTTAACTTAACCGAAATACCGGCACGGCTAATCTATCCGGCAGACTCTCAGGAACTGAACAGAAAACAGTACCTTCAGGCTTCCCAAAATATAGGAGGCGACAAATTAACTACAAAATTGATCTGGGATACCAATTAA
- a CDS encoding SusD/RagB family nutrient-binding outer membrane lipoprotein: MKKLLIPIIAIASFFFTGCVNDDDNFNDDTSKTYAASAEALLANAQKELTDQLTTPSVNLNVFRYFTQYWAATLYRAESRYNLTSRRIPDNHWRILYTRVLGNLKTAKEVVDTEAKPENIAQADWDKIQQNKSAIIEILNIYTYQVLVDSFGDIPYSEALQPVDIVLPKYDDDQTIYPDLLNRLNSAIAELDDSYASFSNGDLLYNGNVTKWKLFANSLKIKLAINLSDVNSSLAQSSIESAFTAGVITTNTNNALVQFNSFSPNYNQIFGELVASNRNDFVPTSVFVNELNTLNDPRRPIYFTPMADGSYVGGAYGYTNTQPYETSYSHVGDEIKKPDAKGVLFDAAEVNFYLAEAAARGYSVGGTPDVYYTAAVTASLNYWNVAASDIATYLVQPSVAYATASGTWKEKIGKQSWIAFYNRGFESWNSFRRLDAPGLTAPPSAFPVAEGKIPVRLTYPVNEQTVNGASYQAGSAAIGGDKLTTKVFWDVN, from the coding sequence ATGAAAAAGTTATTAATCCCTATAATCGCAATCGCATCATTCTTTTTCACAGGATGTGTTAATGATGACGACAATTTTAACGACGACACCAGTAAGACCTACGCTGCTTCGGCCGAGGCTCTATTGGCAAACGCTCAGAAAGAGCTAACTGATCAGTTAACCACGCCCAGCGTCAACCTGAATGTATTCCGTTACTTTACCCAATATTGGGCGGCAACCCTATACAGAGCCGAATCCCGTTACAATTTAACCAGCCGAAGAATTCCGGACAACCACTGGCGGATATTATACACCCGTGTTTTAGGGAACCTGAAAACGGCAAAAGAAGTAGTCGACACCGAAGCCAAACCGGAAAATATTGCTCAGGCAGACTGGGATAAAATACAGCAAAACAAATCGGCTATCATCGAGATCTTGAACATTTATACCTATCAGGTACTCGTTGATTCCTTTGGTGATATTCCGTATTCGGAAGCACTACAACCGGTGGATATAGTTTTACCCAAATACGATGACGACCAGACCATTTATCCGGATCTGCTAAACCGTTTAAACTCCGCTATTGCCGAACTGGACGACAGCTATGCCTCCTTTTCAAATGGCGACCTGCTATACAATGGAAATGTGACTAAATGGAAATTATTTGCCAATTCCTTAAAAATAAAACTAGCCATTAACCTATCAGATGTAAACAGTTCTCTGGCACAATCGTCTATTGAAAGTGCCTTTACTGCCGGCGTTATTACCACCAATACCAATAATGCTTTGGTGCAATTCAATTCCTTTTCACCAAATTACAATCAGATTTTTGGAGAATTGGTAGCCAGCAACCGTAATGACTTTGTACCGACATCTGTTTTTGTAAATGAGTTAAACACACTTAATGATCCGAGAAGACCTATTTATTTTACTCCGATGGCAGACGGTAGTTATGTAGGTGGTGCTTACGGTTACACCAACACCCAGCCTTATGAAACGTCCTATTCGCATGTTGGGGATGAAATAAAAAAACCGGATGCCAAAGGAGTACTTTTTGATGCGGCCGAAGTTAATTTTTACCTGGCCGAAGCTGCCGCAAGAGGCTATAGCGTTGGCGGAACTCCCGACGTTTATTATACCGCAGCCGTGACGGCCTCATTAAACTATTGGAATGTAGCCGCATCGGATATCGCTACCTATCTGGTACAACCATCTGTAGCCTATGCCACAGCCTCGGGAACCTGGAAAGAAAAAATAGGCAAACAATCCTGGATTGCATTCTACAACAGAGGTTTCGAATCCTGGAATTCATTCCGAAGACTTGATGCTCCAGGCTTAACTGCTCCTCCAAGTGCTTTCCCGGTTGCCGAAGGAAAAATTCCGGTTCGCCTTACCTATCCGGTAAATGAACAAACCGTTAACGGAGCCAGCTATCAGGCTGGAAGTGCAGCTATAGGCGGTGATAAACTGACAACCAAAGTATTTTGGGATGTAAATTAA
- the rlmB gene encoding 23S rRNA (guanosine(2251)-2'-O)-methyltransferase RlmB, whose protein sequence is MEKEHLIFGIRAIIEAVNAGKEIDKVFIQKEAQGDLMQELMKTLKKNSINFSYVPIEKLNRLTSNNHQGAVASIAPVSFYSLESLVESVIEKSEKPLFLILDQLSDARNFGAIIRTAECTGVDGIIIQKQGSAPVNGDTVKTSAGAVFNVPICKVDHIKDAIFYLQGSGVKTVAATEKTESLLYDIDLSGPLAIIMGSEDKGVNPSVLKMVDEKAKLPMFGTISSLNVSVACGAFLYETVRQRS, encoded by the coding sequence ATGGAAAAAGAACATTTAATATTCGGCATCAGAGCAATTATTGAGGCTGTAAATGCAGGAAAAGAGATAGACAAAGTTTTCATTCAGAAAGAAGCCCAGGGCGACCTGATGCAGGAACTGATGAAAACACTCAAAAAAAACAGTATTAATTTCTCATACGTTCCAATTGAAAAGTTAAACCGATTAACGTCAAACAACCATCAGGGTGCTGTAGCAAGTATTGCTCCGGTTTCCTTTTACAGTCTTGAATCGCTGGTAGAATCGGTTATTGAAAAAAGTGAAAAACCACTTTTTCTAATTTTAGATCAGTTATCCGATGCCCGTAATTTTGGTGCCATTATCCGAACGGCCGAATGTACCGGCGTTGATGGGATTATCATCCAGAAACAAGGATCCGCTCCTGTTAACGGTGATACGGTAAAAACATCAGCCGGTGCCGTATTCAATGTTCCTATTTGTAAAGTAGACCATATCAAAGATGCTATTTTTTACCTTCAGGGATCGGGTGTTAAAACCGTAGCGGCCACCGAAAAAACCGAAAGCCTTCTTTATGATATCGATCTAAGTGGTCCTTTAGCGATTATCATGGGAAGTGAAGACAAAGGTGTTAATCCGTCGGTATTGAAAATGGTAGATGAAAAAGCAAAATTACCGATGTTCGGAACGATCTCATCGTTGAATGTTTCGGTTGCCTGTGGTGCATTTCTATACGAAACCGTTCGTCAGAGGAGTTAA
- a CDS encoding YjjG family noncanonical pyrimidine nucleotidase: MRFTNKTDIFFDLDHTLWDFEKNSALAFEAIFEKHAMPISMETFLEYYIPINFKYWKLYQEEKITQQELRYSRFREVFDLLQYPIDDAKINLLAQEYIWYLPKFNHLFDGAIEILDYLKPKYNLHIITNGFHEVQEGKLKNANIDHYFITITNSEKAGVKKPNPKIFEFALDLARTDKDKSVMIGDSMEADIEGALNVGLDAIFFSESDYGDALKVPQVRHLLELKKIL, translated from the coding sequence ATGAGATTTACGAATAAAACCGATATTTTTTTCGATCTGGATCATACCCTTTGGGATTTTGAAAAAAATTCTGCGCTAGCTTTCGAGGCAATCTTTGAAAAGCATGCAATGCCCATTTCGATGGAAACTTTTCTGGAATACTATATCCCGATTAATTTTAAATACTGGAAACTATATCAGGAAGAAAAAATTACACAACAGGAATTGCGGTATTCCCGTTTTAGAGAAGTATTCGACTTGTTACAATATCCAATCGACGATGCGAAAATCAATCTTTTAGCACAGGAATATATCTGGTATCTGCCGAAGTTCAATCACCTTTTCGATGGTGCTATCGAAATCCTGGATTATTTAAAACCAAAATACAACCTGCATATCATTACTAACGGATTCCATGAAGTTCAGGAAGGGAAGCTCAAAAATGCCAATATCGATCATTATTTTATTACGATAACCAATTCGGAAAAAGCCGGAGTTAAAAAGCCCAATCCGAAGATTTTCGAGTTTGCCTTGGATCTTGCCCGAACCGATAAAGATAAAAGCGTTATGATTGGCGATAGTATGGAAGCCGATATCGAAGGGGCTTTAAATGTGGGACTTGATGCCATCTTTTTTAGTGAATCCGACTATGGAGATGCTTTAAAAGTACCACAGGTGCGTCATTTGTTAGAACTTAAAAAAATACTTTAA
- a CDS encoding rhomboid family intramembrane serine protease, which produces MKEIDFKFSPSVLAWPLYFVLTLWLVFWVEVRFKISLSDYGIYPRTLSGLKGVLFSPFLHGDIKHLYNNSIPLLMLIAATRYFYRKQAPEVIVLGILLSGFGTWLIGRESYHIGASGLIYVLVSFIFFKGIQTRYYRLVALSLTIIVLYGGMIWYVFPNPEENISWEGHLSGFISGYLLSFFLKTPEYKKPIRYEWEHPDFDPSQDPFMKHFDENGNFVNLPKEEELEVIEPDMLSNVYFKSDMPVYYRIIYKPKLDTESGDTAQKKD; this is translated from the coding sequence ATGAAAGAAATAGACTTTAAATTTTCACCTTCGGTACTGGCCTGGCCTTTGTACTTCGTTTTGACGCTCTGGCTGGTTTTCTGGGTGGAGGTCAGGTTTAAGATTAGCCTTTCCGATTATGGGATTTACCCGCGAACATTGTCCGGGTTAAAAGGAGTACTGTTTAGTCCGTTCCTGCATGGCGATATTAAACATCTTTATAATAATTCAATACCTTTATTAATGCTGATTGCTGCTACGCGATATTTCTATCGGAAACAGGCCCCGGAAGTAATCGTATTGGGAATCCTGCTTTCGGGTTTCGGAACCTGGCTCATTGGTCGCGAAAGTTACCATATCGGTGCCAGTGGTTTGATTTATGTTTTGGTGAGCTTTATCTTTTTTAAAGGTATTCAAACCAGGTACTACCGACTGGTGGCTTTATCGCTAACCATTATTGTGTTGTATGGCGGAATGATTTGGTATGTATTTCCCAATCCGGAGGAGAATATTTCATGGGAAGGACACTTGTCGGGATTTATTAGCGGGTATTTATTGTCATTTTTTCTGAAAACACCCGAATATAAAAAACCAATACGCTATGAATGGGAGCATCCCGATTTCGATCCGTCGCAGGATCCGTTTATGAAACACTTCGACGAAAATGGGAATTTTGTAAACCTGCCAAAAGAAGAGGAGCTGGAAGTTATCGAACCGGATATGCTTTCCAATGTATATTTCAAATCGGATATGCCGGTCTATTATCGGATTATATACAAACCGAAGTTGGATACCGAATCTGGAGATACGGCACAAAAAAAGGATTAA